Proteins from one Caulobacter sp. 73W genomic window:
- a CDS encoding SDR family NAD(P)-dependent oxidoreductase, which yields MARRLALITGASAGIGAAFARIYAAHGYDVALTARRADRLEQLAGEISLRFGVEALTVPGDLAAEGGVEAVLAGIEEQGRVVDALVNNAGYGLPGSYAQTTWADQAAFLQLMVTAVCETTHRVLPGMVERRFGRIINVASVAGMVPGAAGHTLYAASKGFLVKFSQSLHLENLSTGVHVSALCPGFTFTEFHDVNGTREQTQGSTPPWMWLGADEVAATGYEAAEANRPVCVTGAPNKAIVALAKILPDDWALALMASQQSRFRKA from the coding sequence ATGGCCCGCCGCCTTGCGTTGATCACCGGCGCTTCCGCCGGCATCGGCGCCGCCTTCGCCCGCATCTACGCCGCCCACGGCTATGACGTCGCCCTGACCGCCCGCCGCGCCGACCGGCTGGAGCAGCTGGCCGGCGAAATCTCCCTGCGTTTCGGGGTCGAGGCCCTGACCGTGCCGGGCGACCTGGCCGCCGAGGGCGGGGTCGAGGCCGTCCTGGCCGGAATCGAGGAGCAGGGCCGCGTGGTCGACGCCCTGGTCAACAACGCCGGCTACGGCCTGCCCGGCAGCTACGCCCAGACGACCTGGGCCGATCAGGCCGCCTTCCTGCAGCTGATGGTGACCGCCGTTTGCGAGACCACGCACCGCGTCCTGCCGGGCATGGTGGAGCGGAGGTTCGGGCGCATCATCAACGTCGCCTCGGTCGCCGGCATGGTTCCGGGCGCGGCCGGCCACACCCTGTACGCCGCCTCCAAGGGCTTCCTGGTGAAGTTCTCCCAGAGCCTGCACCTGGAGAACCTGTCCACCGGCGTTCATGTCAGCGCCCTGTGCCCCGGCTTCACCTTCACCGAATTCCACGACGTCAACGGCACCCGCGAGCAGACCCAGGGCTCGACCCCGCCCTGGATGTGGCTGGGCGCCGACGAGGTGGCCGCCACGGGTTACGAGGCCGCCGAGGCCAACCGTCCCGTCTGCGTCACGGGCGCCCCCAACAAGGCCATCGTCGCCCTGGCCAAGATTCTGCCCGACGACTGGGCCCTGGCGCTGATGGCCAGCCAGCAGAGCCGGTTCAGGAAGGCCTAG
- a CDS encoding Rrf2 family transcriptional regulator produces the protein MSDSQKFPVAAHALAYLAHKQAFSADKAVASAMLAASMPTNPVVVRRVTAMLGRAGLVGARAGASGGAWLLKAPEDIRLDEVLKAVGGCTHLGTPPPGAKGCPIGEKIPDAVRGVLAAADEAARNRLSEITVADLLAEAESPRAVA, from the coding sequence ATGTCTGACAGCCAGAAATTCCCTGTCGCCGCGCACGCCCTGGCCTATCTGGCCCACAAGCAGGCGTTTTCGGCCGACAAGGCGGTGGCCAGCGCCATGCTCGCGGCTTCGATGCCGACCAATCCGGTCGTCGTCCGCCGCGTCACGGCCATGCTCGGCCGCGCCGGTCTGGTCGGGGCCCGCGCCGGGGCCAGCGGCGGCGCCTGGCTGCTGAAGGCGCCCGAGGACATCCGCCTGGACGAGGTTCTGAAGGCCGTCGGCGGCTGCACCCACCTGGGCACCCCGCCGCCGGGGGCCAAGGGCTGCCCCATCGGCGAGAAGATCCCCGACGCCGTTCGCGGCGTCCTGGCCGCGGCCGATGAAGCGGCCCGCAACCGGCTCTCCGAGATCACCGTCGCCGACCTGTTGGCCGAAGCGGAGTCGCCGCGCGCTGTTGCCTAG
- a CDS encoding potassium transporter Kup: MADQASGGSADSAVSATSADSPQNSAHDSHGPKGQAFLALALGSVGVVFGDIGTSPLYAFREALHTAAADGVTRGEILGVVSLALWALILVVTIKYVFFVMRADNKGEGGVLSLMALAQRAIGKRTRTVFVLGVIGAALFYGDAVITPAISVLSAVEGLGTIPALEGKISTQLVMLISVIILVGLFMVQSHGTAKVGRFFGPVCAVWFLTMFALGAYRFVEHPDVLMAISPHYAVLFLAEHGLVGFLVLGAVFLTVTGAEALTADMGHFGRWPIQASWLFFVLPCLVVNYLGQGAFALATLDRVAAAGGVFPNSNWFFEMAPDAIRLPVVILSVLATIVASQAVITGAFSLTQQAIQLGLLPRMDVRRTSETQSGQIFVPQINWLILIGVLAVLVSFKTSSALAHAYGLAVTGTMVVTTLMAFVVTRRLWKWPLALSLGFIGPLLLLDFAFLSANALRLFTGGWLPLLIAGGLFLVMTTWVRGAQILTDKTRRDSVPLIDLMGILSARAPHRAPGTAIFLTGDPDMTPVALMHNLKHNKVLHEKNVILTVQTAETPRVREEDRVRIEKINDDFKKVVITYGFMESPNVPKALGLCRKQGLKFDIMATSFFLGRRSLVPSAQSGMPLWQDRLFIFLMRNAANPTDFFKIPPGRVVELGAQVTV; encoded by the coding sequence ATGGCTGATCAGGCCTCTGGCGGTTCCGCAGATTCCGCCGTATCGGCGACTTCAGCCGACTCCCCGCAAAATTCCGCGCACGACAGCCACGGCCCCAAGGGCCAGGCCTTCCTGGCGCTCGCCCTCGGCTCTGTCGGGGTCGTTTTCGGCGACATCGGGACCAGCCCGCTCTACGCCTTCCGCGAGGCGCTGCACACGGCGGCCGCCGACGGGGTGACGCGCGGCGAGATCCTCGGGGTGGTCTCCCTGGCCCTATGGGCCCTGATCCTGGTCGTGACGATCAAGTACGTATTCTTCGTCATGCGCGCCGACAACAAGGGCGAGGGCGGGGTGCTGTCGCTCATGGCCCTGGCCCAGCGCGCCATCGGCAAGCGGACCCGCACCGTCTTCGTCCTCGGCGTCATCGGCGCGGCGCTGTTCTATGGCGACGCGGTGATCACCCCGGCGATCTCGGTGCTGTCGGCGGTGGAGGGCCTGGGCACCATCCCCGCCCTGGAAGGCAAGATCAGCACCCAGCTGGTCATGCTGATCAGCGTGATCATCCTGGTCGGGCTGTTCATGGTCCAGAGCCACGGCACGGCCAAGGTCGGCCGGTTCTTTGGGCCCGTCTGCGCGGTCTGGTTCCTGACCATGTTCGCGCTGGGGGCCTATCGCTTCGTCGAGCATCCGGATGTGCTGATGGCGATCAGCCCGCACTATGCGGTGCTGTTCCTGGCCGAGCATGGGCTGGTGGGCTTCCTGGTGCTGGGCGCGGTGTTCCTGACGGTGACCGGGGCAGAGGCCCTGACCGCCGACATGGGCCATTTCGGCCGCTGGCCGATCCAGGCCTCGTGGCTGTTCTTCGTCCTGCCCTGCCTGGTGGTGAACTATCTGGGCCAGGGCGCCTTCGCCCTCGCCACCCTGGACCGCGTGGCCGCGGCGGGCGGCGTGTTCCCCAATTCCAACTGGTTCTTCGAGATGGCCCCCGACGCCATCCGCCTGCCGGTGGTGATCCTGTCAGTCCTGGCCACCATCGTCGCCTCGCAGGCGGTGATCACCGGGGCCTTCTCCCTGACCCAGCAGGCGATTCAGCTGGGCCTGCTGCCGCGCATGGACGTACGCCGCACGTCGGAGACCCAGTCGGGCCAGATCTTCGTGCCGCAGATCAACTGGCTGATCCTGATCGGCGTGCTGGCCGTGCTGGTCAGCTTCAAGACCTCTTCGGCCCTGGCCCACGCCTACGGCCTGGCGGTGACCGGCACCATGGTGGTCACCACCCTGATGGCCTTCGTGGTCACGCGCCGCCTGTGGAAGTGGCCGCTGGCCCTCAGCCTGGGCTTCATCGGCCCGCTGTTGCTGCTCGACTTCGCCTTCCTCAGCGCCAACGCCCTTCGCCTGTTCACTGGCGGCTGGCTGCCGCTGCTGATCGCCGGCGGGCTGTTCCTGGTGATGACCACCTGGGTGCGCGGCGCCCAGATCCTGACCGACAAGACGCGCCGTGACTCGGTGCCGCTGATCGACCTGATGGGCATCCTGTCCGCCCGCGCGCCGCATCGCGCGCCGGGCACGGCCATCTTCCTGACCGGCGATCCGGACATGACGCCGGTGGCCCTGATGCACAACCTCAAGCACAACAAGGTGCTGCACGAGAAGAACGTCATCCTCACGGTCCAGACCGCCGAGACCCCGCGCGTCCGCGAGGAGGACCGGGTCCGGATCGAGAAGATCAACGACGACTTCAAGAAGGTCGTCATCACCTACGGCTTCATGGAAAGCCCCAACGTGCCCAAGGCCCTGGGGCTGTGCCGCAAGCAGGGGCT